A window of Bacteroidota bacterium contains these coding sequences:
- a CDS encoding response regulator, producing the protein MSSANRYPVIMLIDDNELDNFINKKLLENEHFASTILIHQSAINALEDLKKKSATPAELPHVIFLDIMMPGMDGFGFLEEFGKLPDAVKKQSKIVMLSTSESFKDLNRANQSRYVYKFLNKPLNKAVLEAINV; encoded by the coding sequence ATGAGCTCTGCAAACAGATATCCTGTAATCATGCTAATCGATGATAACGAACTGGATAATTTCATCAATAAAAAGCTCCTGGAGAACGAACATTTCGCGTCAACAATTCTGATCCATCAATCCGCTATTAATGCTCTTGAGGATTTGAAAAAGAAATCAGCGACTCCTGCTGAATTGCCACATGTAATATTTTTGGATATCATGATGCCGGGAATGGATGGTTTTGGTTTTCTTGAAGAATTTGGAAAGCTTCCGGATGCTGTAAAAAAGCAATCAAAAATTGTAATGCTTTCAACTTCCGAGAGTTTTAAAGACCTTAACAGAGCAAATCAAAGCCGTTACGTTTACAAATTTCTCAATAAGCCATTAAATAAAGCGGTACTTGAGGCCATCAATGTTTGA
- a CDS encoding 1-acyl-sn-glycerol-3-phosphate acyltransferase produces the protein MFCPNHTSYLDIMLIYISIPCYFHTMGKAELRRVPLFRHFFDRMNIPVNRKSRVDSHRAFLRACSDMDKKISITLFPEGTIHHNGPVMGRFKNGPFRLAIEKQVPIVPVTFMDNWVLLPDDYFNRVGHPGIARVIIHEPIETKGLTEADIETLKAKVYEVIDAPLREKYPGWFNKPKLK, from the coding sequence GTGTTCTGTCCGAACCATACTTCCTACCTCGATATCATGCTTATATATATAAGTATACCCTGTTATTTCCATACGATGGGAAAAGCGGAATTGAGACGGGTACCTTTATTTCGTCACTTCTTTGACCGAATGAATATCCCGGTCAACAGAAAAAGCAGGGTGGATTCACATCGGGCATTCCTCAGAGCCTGCAGTGATATGGATAAAAAAATCAGCATTACTCTTTTTCCGGAAGGTACCATTCATCACAATGGACCGGTGATGGGTCGTTTTAAAAATGGTCCTTTCCGTTTGGCCATTGAAAAACAAGTTCCCATTGTTCCGGTAACATTCATGGATAACTGGGTGCTTCTTCCCGATGATTATTTCAACCGTGTGGGCCATCCCGGGATCGCGCGCGTAATCATTCATGAACCAATAGAAACAAAAGGACTTACCGAAGCCGACATCGAAACTCTGAAAGCAAAAGTATACGAAGTAATTGATGCTCCGCTGAGGGAGAAATATCCCGGTTGGTTTAACAAACCTAAACTGAAATGA
- the rpmF gene encoding 50S ribosomal protein L32, producing the protein MPNPKHRHSKSRRDKRRTHWKAEVPTVATDPTTGQPHLFHRAHWYEGKLYYKGKVVMEKETNA; encoded by the coding sequence ATGCCAAATCCGAAACACCGACACTCGAAATCACGCAGAGATAAGAGAAGAACACATTGGAAAGCCGAAGTGCCGACCGTAGCTACTGATCCGACTACAGGACAGCCGCATTTGTTTCACCGCGCTCATTGGTACGAAGGAAAATTGTACTACAAGGGCAAAGTGGTAATGGAAAAAGAGACCAACGCTTAA
- a CDS encoding outer membrane beta-barrel protein, whose protein sequence is MKKIALTVAMGLATTIYVSAQGFNVGVNVGYGLGAGNSVIGVNQTASTSENVKGSYGQGLNFGLNLNYMFSENVGADLGFGFLMGKEFTITDNSTTGSTGDMKIKGSMMRIMPGIKVSAGDDKSMSPYGRFGLVVGVGGKIKEKDTYTGAGFSGTYEYEYSGGSSFGWYGAFGIGFELSDKIKLNTELISINQTYGPDKAENTARSDGQTLDPAITLDDSDVASNPNTGLKHYVPFGSIGLNVGIQIGF, encoded by the coding sequence ATGAAAAAAATCGCATTAACTGTTGCCATGGGATTGGCGACAACTATTTATGTATCCGCTCAGGGATTTAATGTCGGCGTAAATGTTGGCTATGGACTCGGAGCAGGTAATTCTGTTATTGGAGTAAATCAAACTGCATCCACCAGCGAAAATGTAAAAGGTTCTTATGGACAAGGTTTAAATTTCGGATTGAATCTGAATTACATGTTCAGTGAAAATGTTGGCGCTGATCTTGGATTTGGATTTTTGATGGGAAAAGAATTTACCATTACCGATAATTCTACCACAGGTTCTACAGGGGATATGAAAATCAAAGGTAGCATGATGCGTATAATGCCCGGAATTAAAGTTTCCGCAGGCGATGATAAATCAATGAGCCCTTATGGAAGATTTGGTCTTGTTGTTGGTGTTGGCGGAAAAATTAAAGAAAAAGACACCTACACTGGAGCAGGATTTTCCGGTACATACGAATATGAATATTCCGGCGGAAGCTCCTTCGGATGGTATGGCGCTTTCGGTATTGGTTTTGAACTGAGTGATAAAATTAAACTGAACACTGAGTTGATCTCCATCAACCAAACTTACGGTCCTGATAAAGCTGAGAATACAGCGCGCAGTGACGGACAAACTCTTGATCCTGCGATCACTCTTGATGACAGCGATGTTGCATCTAATCCAAATACCGGATTGAAACATTATGTTCCATTCGGAAGCATCGGCCTCAATGTTGGAATTCAAATCGGATTCTGA
- a CDS encoding nucleoside deaminase, with the protein MDPLHQQFMKEAYKEALLALKIDEVPVGAVVVCQNRIIGRGHNLSEQLNDSTAHAEMQAFTAASNFLGGKYLSECTLYVTLEPCVMCAGASFWTQIGTIVYGASDPKRGFLKTSKEILHPKTKLIGGIMENECAELVKEFFRKKR; encoded by the coding sequence ATGGATCCATTGCATCAACAGTTTATGAAAGAAGCTTACAAGGAAGCTCTTCTTGCATTAAAAATCGACGAAGTCCCGGTGGGGGCTGTGGTGGTTTGTCAAAACCGAATCATTGGCCGTGGTCACAATCTCAGCGAACAGTTGAATGATTCCACCGCGCATGCGGAGATGCAGGCATTCACAGCTGCTTCAAACTTTCTTGGAGGAAAATATCTTTCTGAATGTACTTTATATGTCACACTAGAACCTTGTGTGATGTGCGCAGGAGCAAGTTTCTGGACTCAGATTGGAACAATTGTATACGGTGCTTCTGATCCGAAACGGGGATTTTTAAAAACCTCCAAAGAAATACTGCATCCAAAAACAAAACTGATTGGCGGAATTATGGAAAACGAATGTGCGGAACTGGTGAAAGAATTTTTCAGGAAGAAACGCTGA
- the plsX gene encoding phosphate acyltransferase PlsX: MRLGVDIMGGDFAPEQTLLGAIQAWKELPSEVKLVLIGDRSAMLPILEREQVPADVFEIVHTTEVISMSDHPTKAFQQKQNSSITVGFHLLKEGKIDSFASAGNTGAMLVGSMFTVKAIPGILRPAIASLLPKENGGWGLILDVGVNADCKPEVLQQFALLGSIYAQNILHIASPSVGLMSIGEEEEKGNLLVKETHQLIKEMKEIRFVGNVEGRDLFNNKADVIVCDGFTGNVILKEAESFYSMIKKRGIKDAYFDRFDYEDYGGTPVLGVNGSVIIAHGISKAKAIKNMIVLSRDVVEAKLSSKIAAAFSKETVS; this comes from the coding sequence ATGAGACTTGGTGTTGATATTATGGGTGGTGATTTTGCACCGGAGCAAACGCTTCTTGGAGCAATCCAGGCCTGGAAAGAACTTCCTTCCGAAGTAAAACTTGTACTCATCGGCGATCGTTCGGCGATGTTACCGATTTTGGAACGGGAACAGGTTCCTGCCGATGTTTTTGAAATTGTACACACTACGGAAGTCATTTCCATGTCGGATCATCCGACCAAAGCTTTTCAGCAAAAACAAAATTCCAGTATTACTGTTGGCTTTCATCTCCTGAAAGAAGGAAAGATTGATTCTTTCGCCTCCGCCGGAAATACCGGTGCCATGTTGGTGGGTTCTATGTTCACTGTGAAAGCTATTCCGGGAATTCTTCGTCCGGCTATCGCTTCCCTCCTTCCAAAAGAAAATGGTGGCTGGGGTCTCATTTTGGATGTCGGTGTAAATGCGGATTGCAAACCGGAAGTGTTACAACAATTTGCTTTACTGGGTTCAATTTATGCTCAGAACATTCTGCACATCGCTTCCCCTTCTGTCGGATTGATGAGTATTGGTGAAGAAGAAGAAAAAGGAAATCTCCTGGTGAAAGAAACGCATCAGCTGATTAAAGAAATGAAAGAAATCCGTTTTGTCGGAAACGTGGAAGGAAGAGATTTGTTCAATAACAAAGCGGACGTTATTGTATGCGACGGCTTCACCGGAAATGTTATTTTGAAAGAAGCGGAATCATTTTATTCCATGATCAAGAAACGTGGGATTAAAGACGCTTACTTTGATCGTTTTGATTACGAAGATTACGGTGGAACACCTGTTTTGGGTGTCAATGGCAGTGTGATTATCGCTCACGGAATCAGCAAAGCGAAAGCCATTAAAAACATGATTG
- a CDS encoding response regulator, with protein MADKKFSFENVLLVDDSEIDVLVNRRLMELTAFASRVTVTSSGEEGLHYLREECSNTEQTPEWIFLDMHLPMMSGYDFIEEFKSLPDHIRSKSKIIILSVFNKPEQLKKVFENSFVVGQLDKPLTQQALHEIAANGINKFSVSS; from the coding sequence ATGGCAGACAAAAAATTTTCATTTGAAAATGTTCTTCTTGTTGACGACAGTGAAATTGACGTCCTTGTCAATCGCCGTCTCATGGAACTTACTGCCTTTGCGTCACGGGTTACAGTGACCAGTTCGGGTGAAGAAGGATTGCATTATTTAAGAGAAGAATGCAGCAACACCGAACAGACCCCCGAGTGGATTTTTCTTGACATGCATCTTCCGATGATGAGCGGATATGATTTTATCGAAGAGTTTAAATCACTTCCTGATCATATTCGTTCCAAATCCAAAATAATTATTCTTTCTGTTTTCAATAAACCGGAACAGCTGAAAAAAGTTTTTGAAAATTCTTTTGTTGTCGGTCAGCTTGACAAACCATTAACGCAACAAGCGCTTCATGAAATTGCCGCGAATGGAATCAATAAATTCAGCGTTTCTTCCTGA
- a CDS encoding gliding motility-associated C-terminal domain-containing protein, which yields MLKVIPRIFILTTLVQLASFGLKAQNVLDNKVYRVTAIQRGNNSITSMSNYAEVIPPLSIYIPNAFTPNGDGLNDAFGVKGEGIRNYHLYVYNRWGEVVFESTNPKLQWDGNYAGNPVEQGVYVYQVFAAGLGKNSRTGSVTLVR from the coding sequence ATGTTGAAAGTCATCCCCCGTATTTTTATCCTGACCACACTTGTCCAGCTGGCATCTTTCGGATTAAAAGCCCAGAATGTTCTGGATAACAAAGTTTACAGAGTTACTGCAATTCAACGCGGAAACAACTCCATCACGAGTATGTCGAATTACGCGGAAGTAATTCCTCCGCTTAGCATTTATATCCCCAATGCCTTTACTCCCAATGGAGATGGTTTAAACGATGCATTCGGAGTGAAAGGAGAAGGAATCAGGAATTATCATTTGTATGTCTACAATCGTTGGGGAGAAGTAGTCTTTGAATCAACCAATCCAAAACTACAATGGGATGGCAACTATGCCGGAAATCCTGTTGAACAAGGAGTATATGTGTATCAGGTTTTCGCTGCCGGACTTGGAAAGAATTCCAGAACAGGCTCTGTTACATTAGTAAGATAA
- a CDS encoding BrxA/BrxB family bacilliredoxin, translating to MPYPEYICAPMRQELTTVGFEELKTPEKVDEVIPNSKGTLLLVLNSVCGCAAGTARPGVKLSLTSPKHPEKLATVFAGQDMEATAQARKYTLPYPPSSPAIALFKDGKLVHFLERHHIEGRSAEMIAENLKAAFEEYC from the coding sequence ATGCCCTATCCCGAATATATCTGCGCTCCAATGAGACAAGAACTGACTACTGTCGGTTTTGAAGAATTAAAAACACCCGAAAAAGTTGATGAAGTCATCCCAAACAGCAAGGGAACCTTGTTATTGGTGTTAAATAGCGTTTGTGGTTGTGCAGCAGGTACAGCAAGACCTGGTGTAAAATTGTCACTTACCAGTCCTAAACACCCGGAAAAACTTGCAACAGTTTTCGCCGGACAAGATATGGAAGCGACTGCACAGGCAAGAAAATACACCCTGCCTTATCCTCCATCATCACCCGCAATTGCTCTTTTCAAAGATGGCAAACTGGTTCATTTCCTCGAGCGTCATCATATCGAAGGACGTTCCGCTGAAATGATCGCGGAAAATCTGAAAGCCGCATTTGAAGAATATTGCTGA
- a CDS encoding DUF177 domain-containing protein, whose protein sequence is MSGSREFVINFGSLGKGEYEFQFEVKDSFFQGFENSIVQKGQVDVLVVLEKKENILLLDFTIEGTVTVQCDRCLEDLDLDIQCFNELIVKLGEEAGEEAEDVIVISNREHELDIAQFIYEYISVIIPIRNVHEDENGNPDCDPEVLKELEKHLLHEDQEEKPPVDPRWEGLKGINLN, encoded by the coding sequence ATGAGCGGCTCACGAGAATTTGTGATCAATTTTGGTAGTCTGGGTAAGGGCGAATATGAATTTCAATTTGAAGTAAAGGATTCGTTCTTTCAGGGATTTGAAAATTCTATTGTTCAAAAAGGACAGGTGGATGTATTGGTTGTTCTTGAAAAAAAAGAGAACATACTTTTACTCGACTTTACAATTGAAGGAACAGTAACAGTACAATGCGATCGTTGTCTGGAAGATCTTGATCTCGACATTCAGTGCTTCAATGAACTGATTGTAAAATTAGGAGAAGAAGCAGGCGAAGAAGCGGAAGATGTGATCGTCATTTCAAATCGTGAACATGAGCTGGATATCGCTCAGTTCATTTACGAATACATCAGCGTAATCATTCCGATCCGGAATGTTCACGAAGATGAAAACGGAAATCCTGACTGTGATCCGGAAGTATTGAAAGAACTGGAGAAACATCTTCTCCACGAAGATCAGGAGGAGAAACCACCGGTGGATCCGAGATGGGAAGGATTGAAGGGAATTAATCTGAATTAA